Part of the Leptospira langatensis genome is shown below.
CGATCTTTGCAGCCACATTCGGTCTGGTACTCTGGTCCCTTGTTTCCTTCGAGTGGGCTTCTCTGTTATTCATTCCATTCTTGATCGGGATGATCCGTTTCGCTACGGTTGCGTATGCGGTAGAGAACGGGACTTCTTTCGGTGGAATGGGAGCCGCAAGAGAAGCGCTTCTTTTCATCTTCGGGGAACCGATCATGATCCTTATCCTCGTGGTATTCGAATCCAATGTGGTCTTTCAGGCGAACTTTGCGAATCTTTCTTTCGGGATCCTGTTCTTCTTAGGAGCTACGTTAATCGTCTTGTCGGAACTTTCTAAGCCTCCTTTCGACGATCCTAGAACCCACCTGGAACTTACCATGGTGCATGAGGCCATGCTTTTAGAAGCTTCCGGAAGAACTCGAGCACTCTTTGAGCTTGCTCATCAATTCAAGACTGCTTCTCTTTTTCTTCTTCTTACCAAATTGGGTTTAGAGCATATGGAAGTCTTTTTCGGACTCGTCTCTTTTCCGATCTGGAAGGAACTCGCAGCTTTCGGAGGAGCCATTCTATTCTCCGCTCTTATCGGCTATTGGGAATCGAATAGCACTCGCAGGAAATGGATCTGGATCCCGGAACTTCTGGGACTCAACTTCATCTTCATGCTGATACTAGGCATTCTCTTGAAAATAGGTAAATAAACATGAGCACAGATCTTACTTACCTGATCATACTTCTCACGGGAGTAATGATCCTCTTAGAGAACCGTCTCAAGAGGGTTGTCATTCTTCTCGGAGTCCAGGGTTTCTTACTTCTTCTTCCTCTTTTTCAAGAAGAAGGAGGGGACGGATTCCATTCTATTTTCCTCGCGGGAATGGTAATCGTCTTCAAAGGGCTCCTTACCCCTATCATTCTCTTTTGGACCGCAAGAAGGATCAATTCTCCTGAATCAACTTTTCCTAAAGTAGGTTATCTTCCTACACTCGGGCTTTTGTTTGCGGGAGCGGCTGCGAGCTTCATTTTCATGGGAGCAATCTCCGCATTCTTTGGAAAGGCTCACCAGTTCGGTTTATTGTATGTTCTTCTTCTCATCTATGTGGGAGTGATCGGTTTTATCGTAAGAAGGAACTGGGTGGGAGTCATCGCCTGTTTCAGCATCTTCGAGAACGGGAC
Proteins encoded:
- a CDS encoding formate hydrogenase produces the protein MSTDLTYLIILLTGVMILLENRLKRVVILLGVQGFLLLLPLFQEEGGDGFHSIFLAGMVIVFKGLLTPIILFWTARRINSPESTFPKVGYLPTLGLLFAGAAASFIFMGAISAFFGKAHQFGLLYVLLLIYVGVIGFIVRRNWVGVIACFSIFENGTFLLTLLLKSGVPIGSELGSFLDAVLIIGAGAALRINTEKEMDKGESFR
- a CDS encoding NADH-quinone oxidoreductase subunit H produces the protein MVTTTVVLDILIQTLSFLLLPFLCGGVLQKIRAYSQGRRGAPVLQIFYDTVRMIKKYPIDGPFSGFFSESSAIFAATFGLVLWSLVSFEWASLLFIPFLIGMIRFATVAYAVENGTSFGGMGAAREALLFIFGEPIMILILVVFESNVVFQANFANLSFGILFFLGATLIVLSELSKPPFDDPRTHLELTMVHEAMLLEASGRTRALFELAHQFKTASLFLLLTKLGLEHMEVFFGLVSFPIWKELAAFGGAILFSALIGYWESNSTRRKWIWIPELLGLNFIFMLILGILLKIGK